In the genome of Arctopsyche grandis isolate Sample6627 chromosome 13, ASM5162203v2, whole genome shotgun sequence, the window caagctataccagaaggatggaataacgcaactatcattttaatacacaaaaaaggcgacaaaagcgatatcaagaactaccgacccattagtctactttcagcggtctacaagctcttcacgaaggttattacagaaaggctgaagaatatcctcgacgagaaccaacctatagagcaggcagggtttagggcaaatttcagcacaatggaccacctccaagtagttggcgaactaatcgagcgcgccaacgaatatcaacggccattgtgcctaggtttcgtcgattatgagaaagccttcgatacaattagtcataatgcagtacttaacgctctaaaaacacagggagtgccggaaccctatgtgggactgttagctgcaatatataagaatgtcacagcttcggttaaaattttttcaggtacagatagatttagcataggaaaaggagtaagacaaggagatacaatctcgcccaagttattcaatgcggtgcttgagggagttttcaggaaattggattgggatacagccggagtaagcatcaatggtcgctttttgagtcaccttcggttcgcagacgatatagttttagtagctcgtgattcagctgacctacttatcagactaacacagctagacagggaaagtagaaaagtaggattaaaaattaacgtagataagactaaactaatgttcaatagttattgcatgcctgatagcatccccttagatgataaaccagtagaagtagtaaataattatttatatttaggtcaaataattgacatgtctggtagtaaaaatgaagagataaagagacgtatgaaattagggtggagtgcatttggacggatgaatgctgtttttaaatcaaaaatgccactctgcctgaagaaaaggatctttgatcaatgcgttttgccagtgatgacgtatggatgtgaaacttggacactgaacgccaagatgcaaaataaaatccaatgcactcaaagaagtatgtaacgctgtatgcttggcataacgaggaaagacaggaagcggaacacgtgggtgagaaatatgacaagggtagtggacatagtggatagagtgaagagattgaaatggcaatgggcgggtcacgtagctaggaggatggacgaaaggtggacaaaagaagtgcttgaatggtacccgagagaaggcaaaagagtaaaaggaagacaaggaagatgggtgaacgaaattagggaaatgtgcggaatgagatggatgagtgttgcgcaaaacagagacgagtggaagcgtgttggagaggccttcatccagcagtggatggcgaatggctgtaaatgatgatgatgatatatatatatatatatatatatatatatatatatatatatatatatatatatatatatatatatatatatatatatatatatatatcgtcagAATGATAATATATGATTCGAAAGTACAAACTATAACATAAGAATTAAAGAAACATAAGgacaattttgttttatttttagaaatgaaaattTCCTGACATATCGCACAAAACGTTCAACGTTTTAACGGGAATGATTAGTCTGTGAACATTTTTCCATGGAACTTTCAAACATTgctctttcaaaaaaaaatgctgttgatcaattggatttaaaaaaataagaactttGTGGCATTAGTAATGTTactaaatgctaaaattgacaatggATGCTAATTTATGCaattttttcacatttatttatgaattttctCATATAAGTATttcctaaaaatatttatttttcatttatcataCTAGCTTTAAAtgatatacatgtattttacaatttgtattacaaataattGGAATTGATTTTTAGTTTGAAAATTATGTCTAAAAGATACTAAAACTgaacattattaaaattgaaaaaaatcctgGTCTCTAAATATTACTGAATACTATGGTATCCTCGATAGTGCATCTGTTCACTACTAACTCAAAATAAGGTGGACAATCACCGCATATTAATCTGATCACATATTATCATTTACCATCCGTCATCCTGCCTCTCCATCCGTCCAGCAgacgtctctgttttgagcaagtctcatctatctcatctcacacatttttttctgatttcatccacctatcTACCCTgtgactagggatcccaaatattcgtcgatttcaactattcgaatatcgaatagtaaatgaAGAGCTATTCGaacattcgaatatattcgaaaattaaaaaaaaggtaattacatatgtaccaagcataaatttgaattaatcgtcttatcatagttgccattgaattccacctcgtttttacagccaataataatttaccaattttttattttctttattcgttatgatttcttgtaaaaatgtatatttcgccggtgacttcttaaatattcgtattatttttctcatgttttctaaaattttgtagagattattatcgatcggaaagtgattttcttcaaacatttccgtatttaatgaatacaaaTCTGTTTCTTCACACGTAGACATTTCATattcttcattatcttcattattATCGCAATTATATCTtgcaattatatatttaattttcttcataatcttcagcttcttcgtcatcactattttcatgttgattttgtgtatttagtttataaaaaaatatatacaagaataatattcgaatagttgatgaaatattcgaataacgaatggctgaaaaatcagacgaatattcaaatattcgattgggatccctacctGTGACCTTCcacacccttttacattctctcgggtaccattcgagcacttctttcgtacATCTatcgttcttctagctacgtgactcaCTCAAtgccatttatttatatttgaatgtcgtatctatatatatactctCATATTTGGGTACAACATGTCGATATGGTCAAATAATATTAGAGGAAAATTTTGAGACCTTGAcattcgtcagacgaaaaaaaaatgaaacgacCAGAACGAGTCGAAAAGCGCGaaatttaaataacgatgacGTGTACAAATACGGACGCGACGAATCTTAATCCAACGCTTCtcaactatttaaaaaatattatgtttaattttttcaacCACCAAAATTAGAAATATTTCCAGCCAATTCAATTTTACaacttaaaattgatatatCGAGTGTTTGAGTTTTCATATCAAATGCAGAAACACGGTTTTGATAATTGGATAGACGCCAACAGCTTGAGAAGCGGCGATTCTCCCACTTTAGTATGACGTAGCTTAGTGAACGAACCGTAATTTTGTTCCGGCAGCTATTCATTGTACATCAGTACGTTTGTTACTACAGAGTTGTTTAGTGTTCTTGACCCAATTTGGTATCCCGTAAATACACCAATTCCAGGTCTGTTGTTGCATCAATCTGCACTTAATTAAGGTGAAAACTCTATAAATATGCATTCTAccacattattttaaaataagactATTTACAGTTACTTTTTCTTTGTATTGGTAAATtatatgaggcttgtaaaaacgTGTATTTTAAGCATAATTTAATACATAGGTAGGTATGTAATTTTTATcatttcgaaatatttattaaGTGTTAATTTTTCTGATGAAACTTTGTCCAtcgtagaaaaaaattgttattcttatttttttgttgctcaattcagtttattttcaataaatttgatgaatatgtggtaaatataaattgatattttgaattaGCATTGCAAATTTTGATCATTATGAtttcacattatatgtatattcaatcatAATTGGCTATTATGATTATTGTAACACTATTGATCTCTAATTAATTATGTTcagtaaatatttaatgttatttaaatagGTTACACAATAAACATCACTCGCTtctaaaatctaatatataatttcgaaagagactttgtatgtaaggtttgtgtggtagaatctgtgacgtttaatttaataaaaaaacaattgaatattcaaataaaataacagtatttaaataaatttaaataaaataacagtattttaataaatttaatgaaatgtttacaattagattagccatattttagcggtttatattacaaatactgagcgaagctgggtaaaaccactagtttactATATGTTAATATTGGTGAAGTATTGTTTGAATATTCCAATAAAACGTATAAATATTTaggttttttttcttcattcaggttcgattataatattgaatttttttacagaaaaatgGCAGCTAAATCGTACATAGTAGATCTAAGATCTGACACATTGTCAAGACCAACTAATTCCATGAGGGAGTCTATGTCCAGAGCCGTAGTGGGAGACGACGTCTACGGAGAAGATCCAACCGTTAGCACTTTGGAAAAGAAAATTGCTATAATGTTAGGAAAGCAAGCAGCTCTGTTTGTACCATCGGGAACAATGGCGAATCTTATATCAAGTACATATAATTATCACTATATAAAACACTGCTTAATGTCTCAGatagataataatatattatcttCCTTTTAATGAGGCTATACAATAGACTCGAAAGTTTGTTAGGTCAAAtgtgataatttttttctaacagTATCTATACACATTCCAATACTTGTAGTAGATTGATTATAaagaattgtttatttttttcattcaagttATGGTACATTGCAATAAGCGTGGTACGGAAGTGTTGGTCGGTGACAAGTCACACATATTCAAGTATGAACAAGGAGGAGCATCACAAATAGCTGGAGTTATGGTGACAACCCTGAAGAATGAAACGGACGGAACGTTCAATTTAGAAGACATGGAGCGACATGTTAGAGGGGAAGATATTCACGAGCCCAAGACTACAATGGTTGTCGTCGAAAATACCCACAATATGTGTGGTGGAAAGGTTTATAccgaatttgaattttttttaatgagctTTTGTGACAAAACTTAACATATTTCTTTATATCATAGGAGGCTCTCATTTAATAttgagtatgtatgtgtaatattcTAACGGGAAATTTGATAGTGAGCTTATCTGTGTATTTGTTATATGGTGAGATCTTCTGTAATAattatagtatataaatattattatctgaATAACTGTCTTATTCATaactttttatgtatatttaattgccGGAAAGCTGATAAAAGTACACAGAACATAACAGTAAAGATAAGTACACAGAACCGCAACAGTAAAGACGTGATCTGAAATCTGGAAATCGTTActaataagatatttttttaatattatgctgtcttcaaatttaaaatatcgttATACTGTAAAATaagtatcgaaataaaaaattagaagcATAGCCTTTCCATTGTCATATCATCGTAAAATACCTTTAAAatgtggaagtccaattttcagttccgaaaacactatttcaatttgacttaattcacaaattgttactacttcctttaattcgatatgtccaaaatctcggaaaagcaaaataaacgtattacaggccaccagtatttttaaatattgttaaacgcagaacatttaattatttatatttaatgttttgcgagatatttctcgaaacgaagaaaatgtggacttctgccactttcaattataacggttcAATTGTTCATATCAGCtaagccaattttttttatgtagatttttattttctatctgAAGTTAAtcattcattttttcagttcattttttatcataaaacGTTCACAAAGATAATTTCCTTTGCACCgtactttttattataataggaataagttatattaaaaaaaataaaacatcttCCTTTATAGGTTATACCAATGGATTGGATAGAAAAGTTAGCAACAGTTGCCAAAAAACATTCCTTAATTCTTCACATGGATGGAGctcgtctcttcaacgccactCAATACCTCAACGAAGATCCGGTCAATGTCGTCAAACACTTTGATTCCATATCAGTTTGTTTCAGTAAAAGTCTTGGTGCACCGGTTGGATCAGCAATCGTAGGAAGCTTTAGCTTCATTAGGCAGTTAGTACAATTAGAATACCCGAACACACATAAAATACTTACCCTACTTATCACATGATATATTTTAGAGCTCGTCGTATGAGGAAAGTCTTAGGAGGCGGTATGCGTCAAGCCGGCGTGATAGCAGCTCCGGCTATCATCGCTTTAGATGAAATCGTTCCAGCGTTGATCGGAGATCACAGACGATTGAGATTCCTCGCTGAAGGTATTCATTATACATACTCATGTACACGCATTAAGGAAAATTAGAtgctaaatttaatattattattgtagctATTAATGCCATGCGAAGTCCGACATTCACCGTTGATCTGAAAAACCTGCAAACTAACATTTTAATGCTCGACATCGACCAAAAGTGCAGTGTCGTATCTAAAGCAGTCGTCGAGAGGCTACAGACGGTGACACAGGGCGAATTAGATAAAGGAGTTGTGACGCAAGACGGTGAAGGTATCATTGTGAAGATCATCGCAAGAGATGATAAGACTTTGAGAGTTACAACTTACTATGAAATCTCAGATATTGATATCAATTACACGATTAAGAAAATGGAATTCGTGTTTAAAGAGATGGAGTGCAGTAAAGGCTTCTTTGGATAGATGTTTTGAAAGATCTGTGTATGTATCTTAAAAAACTTTCTtcgaataaattataatttttttataagctttatgtattttttgttacGCTCACAATTGTTACTGTtatcattttttgaataaaaaatattcacattaaattatttttctcattCTCCAATTCTCAACTaactttttaaagttttattaccACTTTTGAGATTTTATTCTAAATCCAAGTTTGGAGTTAGAacaaaaattttccaattttttcaaaatgagAGAGTCCAATTGATTACTTTCataacaattattatattatagcagCACCAAAACAATTTTAACACCCCAGTTTAACTGAATTTTTGGTTCAAGAGAATTTGCAGGTTGCAAATCATATGCCATcgatatttgataaataaaacaacaagtGTGTACATTGAAAAACCTTGTCAATTTTGGTCGATACAagataggtaaaaaaaaaaatgaaacaccatttgaaaatatcaaatattctattttcaccatataaaaaaacaaacttcATTTAGTATATGATACAGAATTAACATATGACAATTAGCTTATCATACATATTGAACATCTGTAAGGTATGTAACGATTaagacaaaattttaaatagcatTGTACGCCTGACTCAAGTACAATTGTATCCGATTGTGACCGAACGATTTATAATTCTGATAATACTGCATAATTAGAAGAGATATTTTCATATGCatatcattgaaattaaaaagtatATGGATTCGACAagcaaaaaatgaatattgcgttaattatttttatcattattccTATTACATTCTCTTTTGCCCAACAAAACTTCCACCGCTGCTGCCAGTGCTTATTCCGACACCACCAACTCCTATATTGGGAGCGTAAGCCGGAGAGAAAGTGTTTTCGGGCATGTCATCTCCACTCTCTTCAGATCCGTCAGATTCAAAAGTGTTATCAGGAATGTCGTACAGACGAATCATTGGCTTGTTCGGATCCTTCATGATGAGATATTTACCATCCTTTTGTTTCAAACAAATGTCAACAATGCAACGCAGAATACCCCAAGCGTTGTCCATGGACAGATTGATTTGCGCAGCCACTTCGCTCGGTTTGTACTGTTGAGTTCCGAGGATGACATGCCGCGAAGAATCGCGTACCATTGCTCGCGAAACATAACCAAATTTGATGTGGTCTGAGCCAGCTAATAGAGCCTGGAAATAAACacaacatataatatacatatgttgaaaaatattaacGAGTAATAAGTAAGCATTTGATTTACATACTTGGACAG includes:
- the LOC143921178 gene encoding uncharacterized protein LOC143921178 — translated: MAAKSYIVDLRSDTLSRPTNSMRESMSRAVVGDDVYGEDPTVSTLEKKIAIMLGKQAALFVPSGTMANLISIMVHCNKRGTEVLVGDKSHIFKYEQGGASQIAGVMVTTLKNETDGTFNLEDMERHVRGEDIHEPKTTMVVVENTHNMCGGKVIPMDWIEKLATVAKKHSLILHMDGARLFNATQYLNEDPVNVVKHFDSISVCFSKSLGAPVGSAIVGSFSFIRQARRMRKVLGGGMRQAGVIAAPAIIALDEIVPALIGDHRRLRFLAEAINAMRSPTFTVDLKNLQTNILMLDIDQKCSVVSKAVVERLQTVTQGELDKGVVTQDGEGIIVKIIARDDKTLRVTTYYEISDIDINYTIKKMEFVFKEMECSKGFFG